A genome region from Methanobacterium aggregans includes the following:
- a CDS encoding secondary thiamine-phosphate synthase enzyme YjbQ — protein MPKREVLDVETHERVEVVDITRPVKDAAQRSGIKNGLVSVFTRHSTSGVVINENESGLVEDFKDTINSLIPKGDYKHNRIDNNADSHIKAFLIGSSETIPLTDGSMGLGTWQSIFFVELDGPRQRKVDVTVLGE, from the coding sequence ATGCCAAAAAGAGAAGTTCTAGATGTTGAAACCCACGAAAGGGTTGAAGTAGTTGATATAACACGTCCTGTGAAGGATGCTGCACAGAGAAGTGGTATAAAAAATGGCCTCGTCAGTGTTTTCACCCGACACTCCACATCGGGTGTGGTTATAAACGAGAATGAATCTGGGCTCGTTGAGGATTTCAAGGATACCATTAATTCTCTCATTCCAAAGGGAGATTACAAGCACAACCGCATTGACAACAATGCAGATTCCCATATAAAGGCATTTCTAATTGGCAGCAGCGAAACCATCCCACTTACAGATGGTTCAATGGGACTTGGAACCTGGCAGAGCATATTCTTTGTGGAACTGGACGGCCCAAGACAGAGAAAGGTGGATGTCACAGTCCTGGGGGAATGA
- the pyrI gene encoding aspartate carbamoyltransferase regulatory subunit yields MKTPKELKVKPIRNGTVIDHITANRALNVLKILELPNGEAAVTIAMNVKSSQMGKKDIVKIEGRELKSKEVDKIALIAPHATINIVREYEIVEKGKVQLTKKVKGILKCPNPNCITNANEPVKTQFYVTEKEPVTLRCYHCERMMVEADIESQFRL; encoded by the coding sequence ATGAAAACTCCAAAGGAACTCAAGGTCAAACCAATAAGAAACGGGACAGTAATAGACCACATAACAGCTAATCGGGCTTTAAATGTTCTTAAAATATTAGAACTACCCAATGGCGAGGCTGCAGTTACCATTGCAATGAACGTCAAATCATCCCAGATGGGAAAAAAGGACATTGTTAAAATAGAGGGCAGGGAACTGAAATCTAAGGAAGTGGACAAAATAGCATTAATCGCACCCCACGCAACAATAAACATAGTCCGAGAGTATGAAATCGTTGAAAAAGGTAAAGTACAACTTACAAAAAAGGTTAAAGGTATTTTGAAGTGTCCTAACCCTAACTGCATAACAAATGCCAATGAACCTGTGAAAACCCAGTTCTATGTTACAGAAAAGGAACCTGTAACCTTGAGGTGCTACCACTGTGAAAGGATGATGGTTGAAGCAGATATAGAGTCACAGTTTCGACTCTAA
- a CDS encoding universal stress protein, translating to MYEKILVATMGDYLEEISKHTLGLVEEKECELIGIYVVDTSVPFLTPSKVKEMMKKELNERGKDVINKLEAKLKTPNSTFKGIIVEGDPANEIIKTAEKENVDMIVVGTGKSKIDKHLLGSVTEKIVHSAPCTVLLVKTYQ from the coding sequence ATGTACGAAAAAATTTTAGTTGCAACCATGGGAGATTACCTTGAAGAGATCTCCAAGCATACCTTGGGACTTGTTGAAGAAAAGGAATGTGAGTTAATAGGGATATATGTTGTTGATACTTCAGTTCCATTTCTTACACCCTCCAAGGTGAAGGAAATGATGAAGAAGGAACTGAATGAAAGGGGAAAGGACGTTATAAATAAATTAGAAGCAAAGTTAAAAACTCCAAACAGTACCTTCAAAGGCATCATTGTGGAAGGGGATCCTGCAAACGAGATAATAAAAACTGCAGAAAAGGAAAATGTTGACATGATCGTTGTTGGAACTGGTAAAAGCAAGATCGACAAACACTTACTTGGAAGTGTGACTGAAAAGATTGTTCACTCCGCACCATGCACTGTGCTACTTGTAAAAACGTATCAATAA
- a CDS encoding calcium/sodium antiporter, with protein MYTWIIMVAAIIVSLLIVIKSADLFVDNIVDVGEHVGISQVILGVTASAVGTSLPEFGSAMISVLSGNPDIGVGVVIGSNIWNIAAILGITAFVAGYIKTGKEELRRDGLMTLITCLILMFFMLIGNEITRVAGIVLIIAYLIYLWQLVKAQKRDNTEKTAETEKSSDDVKEVEDKDSKPFNKKKTIILTIAGLAGLIIGCRIMVWAGVEIAHMANIPEMIIGLFALAIGTSIPELVVTLSAALKKLHGLSMGTILGSNIFNILIGIGVPSLFVAIPIEKLSVTFDAPYMIFVTVLLLLLTVKNKKLSRWGGLILIVVYLIYIITRLSMTM; from the coding sequence ATGTACACATGGATCATAATGGTAGCGGCAATAATAGTATCTCTTTTGATAGTCATTAAATCAGCAGACTTATTCGTTGACAACATCGTGGATGTCGGTGAACACGTTGGAATATCCCAGGTAATTCTAGGAGTAACAGCATCTGCAGTTGGAACTTCCTTGCCAGAGTTTGGTTCTGCAATGATATCAGTGCTATCTGGAAATCCAGATATTGGTGTTGGTGTAGTTATAGGATCCAACATATGGAACATTGCTGCAATTTTAGGAATAACTGCATTTGTAGCAGGATATATAAAAACAGGAAAAGAAGAACTCAGAAGAGATGGATTAATGACCTTGATCACTTGTTTGATACTGATGTTCTTCATGTTGATAGGTAATGAGATAACAAGAGTGGCAGGAATCGTTCTGATAATTGCATATTTAATTTATCTGTGGCAACTTGTGAAAGCTCAGAAGAGGGACAACACAGAAAAAACTGCAGAAACAGAGAAATCCTCTGATGATGTGAAGGAAGTTGAAGATAAAGATTCAAAACCATTCAATAAGAAAAAAACAATTATTTTAACCATTGCAGGTCTTGCAGGACTTATAATAGGATGTCGTATTATGGTTTGGGCAGGGGTTGAAATTGCACACATGGCAAACATACCTGAAATGATAATCGGCCTCTTCGCACTTGCAATTGGTACCAGTATTCCAGAACTCGTTGTTACATTATCAGCTGCACTGAAAAAGCTTCACGGTCTTTCAATGGGTACCATACTTGGAAGTAACATTTTCAACATTCTTATAGGTATAGGTGTACCATCTTTATTCGTTGCAATACCAATTGAAAAGCTTTCAGTTACATTTGACGCTCCTTACATGATATTTGTAACTGTTTTACTGCTTCTACTTACAGTCAAAAACAAAAAGCTTTCAAGGTGGGGCGGATTAATTTTAATAGTAGTTTACCTAATCTATATAATAACAAGATTATCTATGACGATGTGA
- a CDS encoding preprotein translocase subunit SecD, with the protein MNEGWKDFFKDYRVILLVILIFASIASISVYGIQEGLDLKGGSLIQIHLEQPVDQTTMNKVTAVLDKRLNVFGVKDVKVRQSGNQDVIVEIAGVQPSEVAKVVGTPGKFEAKIGNETALSGTDITTVEPYQVTGTTWSVPFKVSTAGANKFAQVAKGKAGQTVNMYMDGNIVSSPTLSEDLANGVPSTEVEVSGTASTKDAAAKQAKSIQIILESGALPVKVSIVGVSSVSAELGSQFKNSAFVAGLVALIVIAIIIIIRYRTPKLVLPIIFTSLVELLLILGVASIIKWNIDLAAIAGIIAAIGTGVDDQIIITDEVLRGETLGEKSRRRSKAIKMKIQHAFFIVFASAGTLVAAMLPLAYIGFSRGSTGIGVLSGFAVTTIIGVLIGVFITRPVFAKFIERLLQKDMPEPAPVKEKTPSKKGKKGKKGKKGKKR; encoded by the coding sequence ATGAACGAAGGATGGAAGGATTTCTTCAAGGATTACCGCGTAATACTGCTCGTAATCCTCATATTTGCAAGTATAGCTTCAATTTCAGTGTATGGAATACAGGAAGGTCTGGATTTAAAGGGAGGTTCCCTGATCCAGATACATCTCGAACAACCGGTTGATCAAACCACAATGAACAAGGTAACAGCAGTACTGGATAAACGTCTGAACGTGTTTGGTGTGAAGGACGTTAAAGTAAGGCAGAGTGGTAACCAGGATGTAATCGTTGAAATAGCTGGTGTGCAACCCAGTGAAGTTGCAAAGGTTGTGGGTACACCTGGTAAATTCGAGGCAAAGATAGGTAATGAAACTGCCCTTTCTGGTACAGATATAACAACCGTAGAACCGTATCAAGTTACAGGAACCACATGGTCTGTTCCATTTAAGGTGTCAACGGCAGGTGCAAATAAATTTGCACAGGTTGCAAAGGGCAAAGCTGGACAAACAGTCAACATGTACATGGATGGTAACATCGTATCTTCACCTACACTCAGTGAGGATCTTGCAAATGGTGTGCCTTCAACTGAGGTTGAGGTATCTGGTACTGCATCAACAAAAGATGCTGCTGCAAAACAGGCAAAAAGTATACAGATCATACTTGAGTCAGGTGCCCTGCCTGTTAAGGTGAGTATTGTGGGTGTGAGCAGTGTTTCTGCAGAGCTTGGAAGTCAGTTTAAAAACAGTGCATTTGTTGCTGGTCTTGTTGCACTCATTGTAATTGCAATAATCATCATCATAAGGTACAGAACACCTAAACTGGTTCTTCCAATCATATTCACAAGTCTCGTTGAACTTCTCCTCATACTGGGAGTTGCGTCCATAATCAAATGGAACATTGACCTTGCTGCAATAGCGGGTATAATTGCAGCCATAGGTACTGGAGTTGATGACCAGATCATCATAACTGATGAGGTTTTACGGGGTGAAACCCTGGGTGAAAAATCCAGAAGACGAAGCAAAGCAATTAAAATGAAGATCCAACATGCTTTCTTCATTGTGTTTGCATCGGCAGGAACACTGGTTGCAGCTATGCTTCCACTTGCCTACATTGGTTTCTCAAGAGGATCCACAGGAATAGGTGTGCTCTCAGGTTTCGCAGTCACCACAATAATTGGTGTGTTGATAGGAGTGTTCATAACAAGACCAGTCTTTGCAAAATTCATAGAAAGACTTCTCCAAAAGGATATGCCCGAACCAGCACCTGTAAAGGAAAAAACCCCAAGTAAAAAGGGTAAAAAAGGTAAGAAGGGTAAAAAAGGTAAAAAAAGGTGA
- a CDS encoding protein translocase subunit SecF: protein MSAKEKILESYKPLIIIPVIVTILALALIATNGLHEGIDLKGGSIATLQLEKSVSSDELKALIQNGTGITDVSVSTSGNQATVEIGGAADVVKFTNSINGTATTQSYRSVGPLLSKQALTQVYWALAFAFIFMSITVFIVFRKIVPSLAVIFSAFVDIVVAVGGMSLFGIPLSMASVGAILMLIGYSVDTDILLTTRVLKDREGTVNERAGGAFKTGITMTGAAIGAMAALYVVVIVFIPSAKTLSEIAAVLILGLLADLMATWLMNLGLLRWYMEGHR from the coding sequence ATGTCAGCAAAAGAGAAGATCTTAGAATCTTATAAACCCTTGATAATAATTCCAGTAATAGTTACAATACTGGCTCTGGCCCTTATAGCAACAAATGGGCTACATGAAGGTATAGACCTGAAAGGAGGGTCTATAGCCACATTACAACTTGAAAAGTCTGTAAGTTCAGATGAACTTAAAGCATTAATTCAAAATGGAACAGGAATAACTGATGTTAGTGTGAGTACATCCGGTAATCAGGCCACAGTTGAGATAGGTGGTGCTGCAGATGTTGTTAAATTCACAAATTCAATAAATGGAACTGCAACCACTCAAAGCTACAGATCAGTTGGGCCGCTTCTCAGTAAACAGGCACTGACCCAGGTTTACTGGGCACTTGCATTTGCATTCATATTCATGTCCATAACTGTATTTATAGTGTTCAGGAAAATCGTTCCGTCTCTGGCAGTTATATTCTCAGCATTTGTGGATATAGTTGTTGCAGTGGGTGGAATGTCACTCTTTGGAATACCATTATCAATGGCATCAGTGGGTGCAATCCTCATGCTCATAGGTTACAGTGTGGACACAGATATTCTGCTTACAACAAGAGTTCTAAAGGACAGAGAAGGAACTGTGAATGAAAGAGCAGGAGGAGCGTTTAAAACAGGTATAACCATGACAGGAGCTGCAATTGGTGCAATGGCTGCTCTTTATGTTGTAGTTATAGTCTTTATACCTTCTGCTAAGACTTTAAGTGAAATAGCTGCAGTTCTAATACTGGGTCTCCTTGCAGACCTCATGGCAACCTGGCTCATGAACCTTGGACTCCTAAGATGGTACATGGAGGGTCACAGATGA
- a CDS encoding flavodoxin family protein, protein MKTVVLYYSRTRKTALAAKTLAKGVEADEIEFIDLKDRMGALNYMIATIDALRENKTEIKPDSVDISDYGLVYIGTPTWGGKPAPAVISLIDRCDLQGKDVILFATMGSKGGESVIKRMREKIEARGGRMVNSFVITTSNKSSEEIKEDVESMVEAMDLKLYGI, encoded by the coding sequence ATGAAGACAGTAGTTCTATATTACTCCAGGACCCGAAAAACTGCACTAGCTGCAAAAACCCTTGCAAAGGGAGTTGAAGCTGATGAAATAGAATTCATTGATCTTAAAGACAGAATGGGTGCCCTTAATTATATGATAGCAACAATTGATGCTTTAAGAGAAAATAAAACTGAAATAAAACCTGATTCTGTTGATATTAGTGATTACGGCCTTGTTTATATTGGAACTCCAACCTGGGGTGGGAAGCCTGCCCCTGCAGTCATTAGCTTAATCGACAGATGTGATCTCCAGGGTAAAGACGTGATTCTATTCGCTACAATGGGGAGTAAAGGTGGCGAAAGTGTTATTAAAAGAATGCGTGAAAAGATAGAGGCCCGGGGAGGCAGAATGGTAAATTCATTTGTAATTACAACTTCAAATAAAAGTTCTGAAGAGATCAAAGAAGATGTGGAAAGTATGGTTGAAGCCATGGATTTAAAGCTCTATGGAATATGA
- the argC gene encoding N-acetyl-gamma-glutamyl-phosphate reductase: MIEVGIVGASGYTGGELLKFLNHHPQVEIVAATSRQFEGIPIHKVHPHLRDLDIEFENIKPGDLDADLVFTATPHGASMKIVPEILETGAKVVDLSGDYRFDDYDVYEKWYGFKHTNPLKAVYGLPEINRKAIKGADLVANPGCFPTGGILASLPIVSEGLVDTLIIDSKSGVSGAGVKPTETTHYPNCSDNVAPYAVTSHRHMPEIQEKLGNFGKVRVSFTPHLVPVTRGILTTVHSFLKEDVSSDYVKEVYDNFYEDEPFVRVLDLSEVPRLSSVRGSNYCHIGCFDIDENGRLVVASSIDNLVKGASGQAVHNMNLMFGFPETESIDQMGMHP, translated from the coding sequence ATGATAGAAGTAGGAATAGTTGGAGCAAGCGGTTACACTGGAGGGGAACTCCTGAAATTTTTAAATCATCATCCCCAGGTGGAAATTGTTGCTGCAACATCAAGGCAGTTTGAAGGTATTCCAATTCATAAGGTACATCCTCATCTTCGTGATCTGGATATTGAATTTGAAAATATTAAACCAGGAGATCTGGATGCAGATCTGGTTTTTACAGCAACTCCCCATGGTGCCTCAATGAAGATCGTGCCAGAGATACTTGAGACTGGAGCAAAGGTTGTGGATCTCTCAGGAGATTACCGTTTCGATGACTACGATGTATATGAAAAGTGGTACGGTTTCAAACACACCAATCCATTAAAGGCAGTTTATGGACTTCCAGAAATTAACAGAAAAGCTATCAAAGGTGCAGATCTTGTTGCAAATCCTGGCTGTTTCCCAACAGGAGGCATACTCGCATCCCTACCAATCGTTTCAGAGGGACTTGTTGATACCCTGATAATAGATTCCAAAAGTGGGGTAAGCGGTGCAGGTGTTAAACCCACAGAAACTACCCATTACCCTAACTGCAGTGATAATGTTGCACCCTATGCTGTTACAAGTCACAGGCACATGCCTGAGATCCAGGAGAAGCTTGGTAACTTTGGAAAGGTGCGGGTTTCATTCACACCCCATCTTGTACCTGTTACACGGGGAATTCTCACAACTGTTCACAGCTTCCTGAAAGAAGATGTGAGTTCTGATTATGTGAAAGAAGTTTACGACAATTTCTACGAAGACGAACCATTTGTAAGGGTTCTTGATCTTAGTGAAGTGCCCCGTTTAAGTTCTGTTAGAGGATCAAACTACTGCCACATTGGATGTTTTGATATAGATGAAAATGGAAGGCTTGTAGTTGCTTCATCCATTGATAACCTTGTTAAGGGTGCATCAGGTCAGGCTGTTCACAACATGAATTTGATGTTCGGGTTCCCTGAAACAGAATCCATAGATCAAATGGGTATGCACCCCTAA
- the argB gene encoding acetylglutamate kinase, with amino-acid sequence METVNILIEALPYIKKFHKKKILIKYGGHAMIDDTTMSSTARDTVLLKYVGMKPIVVHGGGPEISRSMNKLGKEPQFIGGLRITDQETMEIIKMVLVGKINTDIVSKVCLHGGKGIGISGKDNLLLNARKRAPQVIVDGETGEETTIDLGLVGEIDSVNPEIIDMLTMNDYIPIISPIGVDDKGSTLNLNADTVAGDVASSVDAEKLIILTDVPGILEDPKDPETLIKKVQADEVMELIDQGIVKDGMIPKVTTCLNAVENGVSSAHIIDGRIQHSVLLEIFTKKGIGTMIKG; translated from the coding sequence ATGGAAACAGTTAATATTTTAATTGAGGCACTGCCTTACATCAAGAAATTTCATAAAAAGAAGATCCTCATAAAGTACGGTGGACATGCAATGATAGATGATACCACCATGAGCTCAACTGCCCGGGACACAGTCCTTTTGAAGTACGTGGGTATGAAACCAATAGTTGTCCATGGTGGAGGTCCTGAAATCTCAAGATCCATGAACAAACTCGGTAAAGAACCTCAGTTCATTGGAGGTTTGAGGATAACAGACCAGGAAACAATGGAAATCATTAAAATGGTTCTGGTGGGAAAGATAAATACAGATATTGTTTCCAAGGTGTGTCTGCACGGAGGGAAAGGTATAGGTATTTCTGGAAAAGATAACCTCCTCTTAAATGCAAGAAAAAGAGCCCCGCAGGTAATTGTGGATGGAGAAACAGGTGAAGAAACCACCATTGACCTGGGCCTTGTAGGGGAAATAGACTCTGTAAATCCTGAAATAATTGATATGCTAACAATGAACGATTACATACCAATAATATCTCCGATTGGTGTGGATGATAAGGGAAGTACCTTAAATCTTAATGCAGATACTGTTGCTGGGGATGTTGCATCATCTGTAGATGCTGAAAAGCTCATAATCTTAACGGATGTTCCAGGAATACTTGAAGACCCCAAGGACCCTGAAACCCTCATAAAAAAGGTCCAAGCTGATGAGGTTATGGAACTCATAGATCAGGGAATAGTTAAGGATGGGATGATACCCAAAGTCACAACATGTCTCAATGCAGTTGAAAACGGAGTTTCTTCAGCCCATATCATTGACGGCAGGATTCAACACTCGGTTCTCCTTGAAATATTCACAAAAAAGGGTATTGGAACCATGATAAAGGGTTGA
- the argJ gene encoding bifunctional ornithine acetyltransferase/N-acetylglutamate synthase — protein sequence MKRVEGGICAVSGVKASGACKGDYGVSIIVSKHSAASAVFTSNKVVAAPVIITKDAVEDGKLSAVVANSGNANCFTGKEGMEDGLEMASIISDKLEIKSEDVAVASTGIIGRKLPMPIITDLINEAMDNLGNSPKSSRNVAEAIMTTDTFPKEFAVETTLEDGNEVRIGGVCKGSGMIAPNMGTMLCFITTDVQASSEELQRALKRAVDKSFNMVVVDGDVSTNDMVVIMANGRSGRIDEKFQEALDYLCTELAKMIAKDGEGATKFMEVEVKGAESLEDARRAAKAVVSSSLVKTAIFGADPNWGRIVAAVGYSGAEMNEEKVTITLKSDENTVNIVDKGTVKAYEGSKELVAAEEVMENSEINITVNMNLGEYSATAYGCDLSYDYVRINAEYST from the coding sequence ATGAAAAGAGTAGAAGGTGGAATTTGTGCTGTGAGTGGAGTAAAAGCTTCAGGAGCATGTAAAGGAGATTATGGCGTTTCAATCATAGTCTCTAAACACAGTGCTGCGTCTGCAGTTTTCACTTCAAACAAGGTTGTTGCAGCACCAGTTATAATAACAAAGGATGCTGTGGAAGACGGCAAGTTATCTGCAGTTGTTGCAAACAGTGGTAATGCAAACTGTTTCACAGGCAAAGAGGGTATGGAAGATGGGTTGGAAATGGCCAGTATTATTTCAGATAAGCTTGAAATCAAATCAGAGGATGTTGCAGTTGCCTCAACAGGGATAATAGGTAGAAAACTTCCAATGCCGATCATAACGGATCTGATAAATGAAGCCATGGATAACCTTGGAAATTCTCCTAAATCCTCAAGGAATGTGGCAGAAGCCATAATGACAACTGATACTTTTCCAAAAGAATTTGCAGTTGAAACAACCCTTGAAGATGGGAATGAAGTACGGATTGGTGGAGTGTGTAAAGGTTCAGGGATGATAGCACCGAACATGGGCACCATGCTCTGTTTCATAACAACGGATGTTCAGGCATCATCAGAAGAACTTCAAAGGGCTCTTAAGAGGGCTGTGGACAAAAGTTTCAACATGGTTGTTGTGGATGGAGATGTGAGCACCAATGACATGGTTGTGATCATGGCAAACGGCAGATCTGGCAGAATAGATGAGAAATTCCAGGAAGCACTGGACTACCTCTGCACAGAACTTGCAAAGATGATTGCAAAGGATGGTGAGGGTGCAACCAAATTCATGGAGGTTGAGGTTAAGGGTGCAGAAAGTCTGGAAGATGCACGACGTGCTGCAAAAGCTGTTGTATCTTCATCTCTTGTTAAAACTGCAATATTTGGCGCAGACCCCAACTGGGGCAGGATCGTTGCTGCTGTAGGTTATTCAGGTGCGGAAATGAATGAAGAGAAGGTAACCATAACCCTGAAATCTGATGAAAACACAGTTAACATAGTTGATAAAGGTACTGTGAAGGCTTACGAAGGTTCTAAGGAGCTTGTTGCTGCAGAGGAGGTTATGGAAAATTCCGAGATAAATATAACAGTGAATATGAATCTTGGAGAATATTCAGCAACAGCATATGGTTGTGACCTGAGCTACGACTACGTGAGGATAAATGCTGAGTATTCCACCTAA
- a CDS encoding NYN domain-containing protein, with the protein MKVIVDASNVAHFGKEKDGKPILENILKAVKALEGLGYEPVLIADASLRHEIDEKEDLKKLIEEDKIMQVPSGTTADHFILKMAEEEDAKILSNDVFRDYFDEFQDISSRRIPYSIVDGNVSIGKSSKPKKIKNILQKICSQTLTDFEKKGLDAYKQKKNKKLSGIAVAKEAIDRITKSKEESIDSKIEDVFMKIPLFGKVLNMVEDAEKTSDFIIFVLVSPRDYRDAVKNAGNIAVTVGDRLKLDHAPLVAVRNDLFTKPGTFELNIIYSDEILEESPYNVNITINDHDYAFVKKNSRNIASTVAARLGTWKFPIVSVKPSMLMEKPGHFDITLEKGGEK; encoded by the coding sequence TTGAAAGTAATAGTTGATGCATCCAATGTAGCCCATTTTGGGAAAGAAAAGGATGGTAAACCAATTTTGGAAAATATCTTAAAGGCAGTGAAGGCCCTTGAAGGATTAGGCTATGAGCCTGTTCTAATAGCAGATGCATCGCTCAGGCACGAGATAGATGAAAAAGAAGATTTAAAAAAGCTCATTGAAGAAGATAAAATTATGCAGGTGCCTTCAGGAACAACTGCAGATCACTTCATACTTAAGATGGCTGAAGAAGAAGATGCTAAAATCCTTTCAAACGATGTTTTCAGGGATTATTTCGATGAATTTCAGGATATATCGAGCAGAAGAATTCCATACAGTATAGTAGATGGTAACGTGTCAATTGGAAAATCTTCCAAACCTAAAAAGATAAAAAATATACTGCAGAAGATATGCTCCCAAACACTGACTGACTTCGAAAAAAAGGGTTTAGATGCTTATAAACAGAAAAAAAATAAAAAACTCAGCGGCATAGCTGTTGCAAAAGAAGCCATTGACAGAATCACCAAAAGTAAGGAAGAAAGCATAGATTCCAAGATAGAAGATGTGTTCATGAAGATCCCACTCTTTGGTAAGGTTTTGAACATGGTTGAAGATGCCGAAAAAACCAGTGACTTCATTATATTCGTACTCGTCAGTCCAAGGGACTACAGGGATGCTGTGAAGAATGCTGGAAACATAGCTGTTACAGTTGGAGACAGATTAAAATTGGATCATGCACCCCTTGTGGCTGTTAGAAATGATCTTTTCACAAAACCTGGAACATTTGAGCTTAATATTATTTATTCAGATGAAATACTTGAAGAATCTCCCTACAACGTAAACATAACCATAAACGACCATGATTACGCCTTTGTAAAGAAAAATTCAAGGAACATTGCAAGCACAGTTGCTGCAAGACTTGGAACATGGAAATTCCCAATAGTGTCAGTTAAACCCAGTATGCTCATGGAAAAACCTGGGCACTTTGATATAACATTAGAGAAGGGAGGAGAAAAATAA
- a CDS encoding metallophosphoesterase family protein yields MAFIAHISDLHVGSLNFKEDLLIQAINNVNDMHPDVTVVTGDLTENGYYLEFEKAARYLDMLKSPMLVVPGNHDARHVGDECFEELIRERYGTLKLKKHGVKIIGLDSSEPDLDYGKVGRSQQTWMENELQSSEDDGLYKIIALHHHIIPVPRTGRERNVLSDAGDILQSVVNGNANLVLSGHKHMPHVWILENTAFATAGTVSSLRLRGKELSSFNTIIIEDDFIEIILNRADGTRRCLAKYENTCKVID; encoded by the coding sequence ATGGCATTTATCGCTCATATATCTGATTTGCATGTTGGTTCCCTTAATTTCAAAGAAGATCTTCTAATACAAGCAATAAATAACGTTAATGATATGCATCCGGATGTAACTGTTGTAACAGGGGATCTGACTGAGAATGGTTACTATCTTGAGTTTGAAAAGGCTGCAAGGTACCTTGACATGCTAAAGTCTCCAATGCTTGTTGTTCCTGGAAACCATGATGCGAGACATGTTGGAGATGAATGCTTTGAAGAACTTATAAGAGAAAGATACGGAACTTTGAAGCTTAAAAAGCATGGAGTGAAGATCATTGGACTTGACAGCAGTGAACCAGACCTTGACTATGGAAAGGTTGGACGATCCCAGCAGACATGGATGGAAAACGAACTTCAAAGTAGCGAAGATGATGGTCTGTACAAGATAATAGCATTGCACCACCATATAATCCCAGTTCCAAGAACTGGTCGTGAAAGGAATGTTTTAAGTGATGCAGGTGATATACTCCAGTCAGTTGTAAATGGAAATGCAAATCTGGTCCTTTCAGGACATAAACACATGCCTCATGTGTGGATACTTGAAAATACTGCCTTTGCAACGGCAGGTACAGTTTCGTCCTTGAGGCTCCGGGGAAAAGAACTTTCTTCATTCAACACCATAATAATAGAAGATGATTTTATAGAGATTATTTTAAACCGTGCTGACGGAACACGAAGATGTCTTGCAAAATATGAAAACACGTGTAAGGTGATCGATTGA
- a CDS encoding nascent polypeptide-associated complex protein encodes MLPGAGMNPKQLKQMQRSMKQMGMDMKDVKGVTEVVIKLKNKEILIKNPKVNLMNFMGQETYQITGKVKEQAVEAELEIPDDDVELVSTQTGVTKEEALKALKAAGGDLAEAILNLQK; translated from the coding sequence ATGTTACCTGGAGCGGGAATGAACCCTAAACAATTGAAACAAATGCAGAGATCAATGAAACAGATGGGAATGGACATGAAAGATGTCAAGGGTGTTACAGAGGTTGTTATAAAACTCAAAAATAAGGAAATCCTCATAAAAAACCCTAAAGTAAATTTAATGAATTTCATGGGTCAAGAAACCTATCAGATAACAGGTAAAGTTAAGGAACAGGCAGTTGAAGCTGAACTGGAAATACCTGATGATGATGTTGAACTGGTATCAACACAGACTGGTGTGACCAAAGAGGAAGCTCTTAAAGCATTAAAGGCTGCTGGTGGAGACCTTGCAGAAGCAATATTAAACTTACAGAAGTAA